The Tripterygium wilfordii isolate XIE 37 chromosome 21, ASM1340144v1, whole genome shotgun sequence genome segment ATGGAAGTTGGAACTTGTCCAACATGtccattttatttcttttacagttTTACCAACATTTAAGAGGATATCTATATATTAATCTGTCATAGGTTGCTGATTAGTTCCTTGTGTATGTATTGGTAGTTATTTATGCATCATTTAACAGTACACCATGGGAGGGGGTAGTATGGTAGAAAGTTAAAGTTTTCATTGTGCCCTTATGTTAATAGGAATTTTGCTAAAGTCCTGTGTCTCGGAACGTCTCAGCATACAAAAATGGATCATTTCAAGTGCATAATTTTCACTGAAAGCTGCTTCTACAACTGATCAAATTTTATTATTCATCTAGCTGAAATTAGTTTATTCATGCACTATATATAATAGGGAATGCGGGAGAAAAGAGAATCTGGAATGATTCTACACATGCCTTCCTCCTATTATTAGTTAACCAGTCTTGCATCATATTAAGTTTGTGGccttatgagaaaaaaaagaaggtgtgTGGCTTATTGAGTGTTCCCTTTCCCTTTTGCAATACAAGTGCCTCATCTGAAATTTACAAAGAACTCATAAGAAGTTATATTTATTTGCCAACATGTTGTAGAATAAGTTTGATGGTATAATAGTAAAGCTGCAGAACCTTTCGTCACTAATTGCATGGCTTTTTACAGGGCTCACTGCGAAAATGCAGAGAACAAAGTGATGAATATGTAATTCCACGCGGTGATTGGTTTGAGATAGTCTCGAGTCCGCACTACTTGGCTGAAATTGTAATTCCCTCTCCCTCTTTAATATCTTTGCTATACTAGAATAGGTCAATACCATTGGTCATCTACTCAATACTATCTATTTGTCACAGGTCGTATATTTAGGTCTGCTGGTTGCAAGTGGTGGCACTGACTTCACCATATGGCTACTTCTTGGCTTTGTGGTATATTCATGTGAACCATAAACATATGTTCTTTACTTATGTATACTCCTGACATCCCTTTATTCATGGTTTGAACTGATCGATGCAGGTAGCTAATCTTGCATTCGCAGCGGCGGAAACACATAGATGGTACCTTCATAAGTTCGAGGACTACCCATCTAACCGACGAGTCATTTTTCCATTTGTCTATTAGTTACTTGCCGCGCCTTGTGCTTGTTTGCTCTATACAATATGTTGTAATTGTGTTTCCATATAAAAACAGCTACACAATGATTGATTTTGTAAATCAGTTGATGAGATATTCATCAGAATAAGTTAGTAGTAATTAGTTTTGTGCATGAGGGTTTACAGTTTCGGAATATGGGTTTAGGGTTATCATATGCATTGGCACATTTGCTATGTATTGTAAAATCAGCGCTCACAGTAGCTCTGTATATAGCTTGGAGTGGGATGGAGTTGGGCATTATATACTCTGGAATTTATGTTACAGACTTACAGTAACAAATTTCTAGATCTGCTACTACTAATTGTTTCATCCACAAGAACTAATTGTCTCGTCCACAAGGAATGTAAAGGTTCATTGTTCTCCCTGCACAGGCAGTGGCGTGCCTGAGTCCTTTGGGCCTTGGGGGAACTTGACCCAGGGCCTCGGGGGAATTTTTAAAAATGGGTCAtctgagaaaaaaattaatgtcgtatattacttaaaaatatgaatcttgtaacattttaaaatacaaaatcactaattatgttGGTGTAATCAACTTTTTCCGGGCAATCACTTTCAATACATAATATAACTAACTCATTTAACATTTCTAGTgactattataatattaatagtctagtttttttctaaaatatgaAGCCTTGGGGTTTTGGGGGCCTTGGGTGACCGCCTGTCTCTCCCACCCCTAGGGACACCCCTGTGCACAGGCATCATCCGGTCTTATCTGTTCTTCCTGTAAAGGTTTCAGTCTGGTCTTATCTTGTCCCTAGTATGGAGCTGTCTCGATTGACGGTTTGAATTTAAAACTGACTTAACTATTCAGTGGACATGTTGGGCTAATGAATTTTCGATTAAAGAAACAAAACTACTCTAAAATTTGGAATCTAAATGAGTAACATACAATCAGACCACCGCCCTGAAGTTTGGTTTGCTTGCATAGACTCTCCTTTCAAGCATAAAAAGTCGCAAGATTAATTTACAACATGACAAGGGTGTTTCTGCCTTGAAATCAAACTTCATAGAGTCTACTTGCACATTTACCCATTCTAAAGCACATTTACCcattctaaaacatcaaaggcATATAGAGAACAAAACTACCTTGTCAAAGAGGATCCATCAACTACAACTCAGCATGACAAAGCTGATGATATCTATTTTCAAACTGAGAGAATATCACAACTGATGAGAGAGACAAAAGTACCTAAACAATTTACCACCCACAGATCGAAAATATAAATAAGCAAGTATAAAAGTATGGAAAAAAAAGGTATCTAATACAGAAAAATTGCAATATAATTTCATAAATTCTCTTTGCTGAATCATGTTAGTAAACAATGAAACACCGACCACTATAACCAAACTCACATCTTCAAACCAATGCCTCTTTCAGGTCAACAATGTTCTTTCACTCCATGGAGAATGGCGAAAGCATACACGGACCTCATGTTCTTCTGGTCCTACACGAAGTTTGGGCACAATAATCTCAAGCATTGTTCCCGTCTCATCCCCATATGCTTCAAGTTTTGCATCTTCTGGAATGCGGTTTGGAAGGGGAATCTCCCTGACGAATTCCCCTGGAGGGCAATGCTCCGGTGCTGGATCTGTTAGCTTGAATGTCCTATCATGTCTCTTAATACATGGCACACAGGCTGTACTCACACAAGATATCTTTACAATTCCATTTGTGTCAGTGTTCCTCCAAGTAACTTTCACCCTATGTATATCCACGAAGGGTAAGCTAACAATAATTAAGAAcccttcatcatcttcatataTAGTTTTTGCGGCAGTAACAGGCCCACAAACATGCTTCATGGCACCACTAAACTCATTTACCCAAGCTGGCTCAACTGGGTGGATTTGCATGTCCAGACCTCTGTCAGAATGCAGATTAGGCAAACATTCATCATCATGACCATGTGCAAAGGAATCCTTCTTTCGTTTGTTGGACACAGGGGAAAGATCCATTCCATCACCACTGCTATGGTCTGATGGTGGAGTTGATAAATTCAAACCAGTACCATTCAGCAATTTTCTTGCGTGCTGATTAACAGAACTCCTTAATGGAAGGGTTGGCCGCTCAACATCGAATTCAGCAGTTGAAAGATTCCTCCACGTTCCAAAATCACTGGCTTCTTGTGGGATGCTGAAGTTTATATCTCTCCCTGTGAGTTCCAtccaccttttcttttcctcctcaTCAAGATTCATGAGGTTGGGCGACCGAACAACTTCAATCCCGTGAACACACTGAGGGTTTGAAAGACCCCTGTAGTGCTTCCTTTGCATCCTATGAGAACGTACAAAACCCTTGTCCACACTGAATGGAAATGGGCGCTCACCTTGGCGTGAATGCCCATTCATGTAACTCCTAAGCTGCATCTTCCCCAGAGCATTGTCAGGTCGTTCCTTGAAAACCCACATGTACATGTTCTCCATATCATGCTGAACCAAGAAAGCGTCAAGCTGCAAGTCTGATTTATCATACCCAGACACACCATTGCTGTCCCTGGTTATTTTACACTTGGATTTGTCATTTAAAACAGGCTTGAAgtagaaactaaaaaagaaCCATGCACCCCACACAGAATCAATCCGCTTGGCACATTTACGGGCAACTTTTGGTATGTTAACAACTGCCTCAGCCTCGTATATCTGAGTCCCTAGGCCAGCATCCAAGATGTCACAAGGGTCATTCCAAGTCAGGGGAGGTGGGCTAGGCTCAGATGAAAGTGGGAGATTAATATCGGGAGGCTGAGAAAAGAGGTTCATCTCTCTCTCCAATTCATCATGTGACAAAGAGCCTGAATCCATTGACAAAAAAGTGGATGGATGATAATTCTCTATGGTCAAAGTTGTGGGGATGGCCCCCCCCATGTTTTCTCCTCCCTTGTGAATTGCGATGTTCCTACTTTCTAGGTTATGGGGGTAACTTTCAATCCCAACCGTCACCACATCCCAAGCACCTTCACGAGTAAAGCACAAACGGAAAATATTGCGAATAATTTATCAATCAACAAAACCAAAGAGACAACTCATAGATATCTTCATGATTCAAACCTACAAAAGGACCCTTGGAGAATTTCACAAAGTATCATCAAGCATCAAACAGCATAGCCTAGTAAAGTACTACCATCATCAAAATGTCACCCACCTGAAACAACAAAGTAGCAAATTAAGAAGATTATACAATCAAGACGAAAAACGTAATTCTTCTACATCATTGAAAACTtgacatatatgcatataaacgCAGAATTTTgtaaaaagcaaaagaaatctTGCAAGCAGAAGAAACAGAATAAAAGACAGCAAGAATTCATGCTTCCCCATCtgtttcaatgaaatttgactttcaagtacttaaaaaaTCTCACCTTCACAAGACCATAAGTCGCATTAAGCTCAGTTGACCAAAAGATAACGATTTCTTATTTTCCCTTTCAATTGTTCTCAGATCTCCAATCATGGATATTCAACATTCTAAGTTCAGTTTTTATCGTTCTCCCAAATAAACAATAACAGCAAACGACTCGACCAGCCCTAGAATCTATCAAAAGTCCCCCAATCGTACCAGGAAAAGTACAGATCCAAATcaatcaaatgaacaaaaaaaacctaacccagaaaaattaaacaaaaaaaataaggatggaaaaaataaatatcaacAACAGATTCGAAAATTACCCAAAAGGAGAGGCTTCAATTCCAACGAAGTCAGATACTTGCAGGAAGAATCCCCATTTTTagatgagagagggagagaggaaaATAACGGAGTCTGGTTAAGGAGACGGAGTTGTTCGAGTGAAACCCGCAAGAGATAACGCTGCCGGCACGGCGTCACCAGATAGATGACGTTTAGTCGACGGTGACGGTGGTTATTTGGATTGATTTGTTGTATGAAGGTCAAATGAGGCGTCTTTTGTGGTCGATATAGACCTGTGATAGTATAAACAATCAAAACTATCTACATGTAATTGTGCCTTTTCCACCAAACCCTAATCAAAGTCACCCAAAAAGGTCAAACGGAATTTTGAATATAAATTGGGCTTGAAGGCCCAATAATCAAAACATAgaagaacaaaaacagaaagTAGGCCCAAACTCGGCCGAACCTGAAGCATTACATGTATTGGGCTATtggctacatatatatatatacacatacagtcCGCACATGAGACAACGATAATCTTGAAGTCACCGCCATCGCTACAAACTATAAATTGACTCTTCTCGACAACGAAGTTCCCTCCCACTCTAAGCATTTCATCATCCTTCGTCAATGGCAGAGGAAAACAATTCTAAGTTAACCGTCGCTCTAATCGGCTTTGCTTCCGCCGCCTTAGTGTTCTCTCTCTACCACTTAATCTCCGAAAGTTCGTGCTTTACCCGCCCCAGCGGCCCAAGCCGACGAGAACCGCGACCATCTATGGCCCAAAACATGGAGGCTCCAAACAGTACTGAGAGCTCGATGGCGGAGCTCATCCCGGCCCATAAGTATTATAAGGGAGTGGGCCTAGTGGCCCATGATGGCATGTGTGCCGTTTGCTTGTCTGAATTTGAAGATGGCGAGGACCTAAGGACTTTGCCCGAGTGTTTGCATTCGTATCATGTGGAATGTATTGATATGTGGCTGTCTTCGCACTCCAGTTGCCCAATGTGCCGCACTGATGCGGTGCCTTCCCCGCTGTCGCACGAGCCAAGGTTCGGTTACACAGACCTGGTGGCGATGAACCAGAATTTGGTTATTTTGCAAAGTGGTGTTGTGCAATCTGTATCTAGAACACCAAGGTTGTAAAAAGCCAATGCATGTTGTAGATTGTTCTTGCTCAGCTTTGGGCCTACGACACTTTCTTATTATGCCCGGCCCAATCTACGTTGTGTGTATAAAACTACAAATGAACAAAAGCCTAATACAATTTGGGCCCTAAAGACGGTATCACACTTTTAGAACTAGCCCATTTTTATAATAAActttcaatcatttttttttaacaaagagATACAAATTTTTCTTTGTATATCTAATATTGGCCAAAACTCAGGTAATTAGGTTTGcgcattcaaaaaaatttccacCTGATTACTTATAAGAGCACTCCCATCATAGCCTCTTaacatattttctattttacctACTCAAATACTACTTTTTACCAATTTACAGCATCTATATTCAACAACAACTATATCAGTATCTCAACAACATTAACGTGCCAACCACTTTTTGAGAGATAATataggagagagagaatggactaataaaaaaatttggagCATATTTTTCGTGTGCAAGAAGTAGAGCACTTGCtctactttttagtttttagagTATACTTTGTTTTGTACCTTTTAAGGCTTTAACTTATACCAATGCAAAGGATTTGTcaaatttgtatttttcataCTCTATTTTACTTGCTCAATTACTTTTAAATATTGTTGTGAATTAAGCAAAACTCAGTGCGTGACTTCAAAAATGATAACCTTAAATCATGCAATTAACTTAATGGTGGTAGCTGACACGTTGATGAActtgatgaaattatttttttgataacatGAAATCCACCCAATTGTCTGCCCTAACAACTGACTAATAAATAACATATCATATATTATTTGTCTCAGCTGTACCTACAAGAATCCCCAGTAGGCTACAGATCGGCAGCTCTTATAGCGTATGGACCGTATGGGCCGGATATGCcaaaaagaaattgatttaaaaaaaaaagaagagataaCAATTATATAGGTGTAAAAATAGGATTTACTAATATCCATGTTTGCAATTTTTTTGGCTGTTTATgctgttttaaaaaaattcccaGGGCGGACTTGTGAGAATTTTTCTGGTGAATCAAAgtaatattgttttaatattagtCAACCACAACATAATTTCCCGACTCCCTTCGACTTGAAtcctaaaattttcattttttacccGACTCCATGATTTTGAATGATTACTCAAGAAAACAATCTTATTATAGTTAATCAAACGGGCATTATTACCCATATTAAATCACAAGCCATTTATTTATGGGCTCTTTGgatccaaacaaacaaaaaaatccaaGATATTCCCATTAAAATGGTGCATTCAATTTTCTTACAGTACCCATATAAATCTGTACGTAAGACAAACAATAATCTTGAAATCACCGTCGTgactaaaaaaatataaattgaagccTCTCGACAAGGAAGCTCCCATTCTAAGCATTTCAACTTTAGCGTCCTTCATCAATGGAAGAGGAAAACAATTCTTCTTCCACACACTCTAAATTAACCCTCGCTCTAATAGGCTTTGCTTCCGTTGCCTTAGTGATCTCCCTCTACCACTTCCTCTCCGCAGGTTGGTGCTTTACCCGCCGCAACAGCCCAAGCTCACGAGAACCGCGACCATCTATGGCCCCGAACATAGAGGCTAATCCAAACGGCACCGAGAGCACGATGGCGGAGCTCATCCCGGCCCATAAGTATCATAAGGGAATGGGCCTGATGGCCCATGATGGCATGTGTGCCGTTTGCTTATCTGAATTTGAAGATGGTGAGGAGCTAAGGACTTTGCCCGAGTGTCTGCATTCGTATCATGCGGAATGTATTGATATGTGGCTCGCTTCGCACTCCAGTTGCCCAATGTGCCGCACGGACGCGGTGCCTTTCCCGCTGCCGCACGAGCCGAGTTTCCGTCACAGGGAGTTGGTGGTGATGAACCAAAATTTGGTTATGTTGCAGAGTGTTGTGCAATCTGAATTTAGAACACCTAGCTTGTAAGAAGCCAATGCATGTTGTAGATTGCTCTTGCTCAGGTTTGGGCCTATGACATACTTTCTTATTATGCCCGGCCCAATTTATGTTGTGTGTACAAATTAACAAAAGCCTAATAGAATGGGGGCTTTTGGGCCCTAAAGACAGTATAACACTTTTAAGGTTTAAGAGCAAGCCCATTTTTATAATCAACTCCCAAATCCTTTAATTTTTCAATCCCACGACGAAACTATACAAATCTATCCTTTGGTTTGGACATCCTTAGATTGTCCGACCCATGCACACAAAGTAAATTGTGTTAAAACTCAGCACGTAAAttcaaaaaccctaaatcatcctgagattgaaaaaacaaatttttttatgtcATGGGAATATGGGGCGTCAAACTCAAAAGTGTTTATGCAATGAATTTTATGGGGATAGCTAGCAGGTTGATGAACTTGATGAAACTATTTTGACATATCACATCGGCATGCACATAAATATGGTGTTTTGCATATGTGTTTCCTTGTGCATTGAGCAGTAGCTTTTTATGCAGTGATTTAAAAATTGGAACTAATTGGAGCAGGAAGCAATTGGAGCCCCCAATcccagtatatatatatatctgcgggtcaaaaatatgtgtttttgacttttttattttattttatatctcaTATGGGAAAAACAGTAAACATGGTAgttgttttattattatattttaccaCAATTGTTGATTTAAAATGAACGTAAAAattattcatttatatataatttgtttcaATTAGCTTCAAAAGAATCTGCAGTAGCTACTAATTTAATTAATAAGTTGACTTGAAAAAGTAGCATGGAACATCCGGGTTCGATTCCCGGCTGCAGAAtgttcattttttaattatgttttttgAACAAGTCTGGGCAGGATATCCCAAAAAGAAATTTGTCCAATTTTAAACATGAGTTAAACTTGTGGAAAATTTAGTCACACACGCACACCCCATTATTTACCATACATACGTAACATACCCAGACTTTGCGTTGACCGGATCTTTTTTAAGAGCCTTGCTCCTCACACCCCGAAAACACAAAGAAGGCGGACCTTCACCATGGGAAAGCTGGGGTTCAAAGTCGTATCAAATCTCACATCGCGTCTCCCACTAGCGTTGCCATCCTTGAACCATCCTTCTTCAACGCTCTATTGAACACCATTGATGGCTGCGCCTTTTCCCGTTGTGTTATTCAGATGAGGGGAGAAATGGGTGTACTTGTCGAGGGAGATGAGTACCTTAGAGTTATCTAGAGGAGGCTTCTTTGGTGAAGCGATTGGGGATGCATGGGGAGGGGTCTCAGTCTCCTAGTCATACTGAATCGTCTGGAGACGGACAAAGAATAAGCGAATGGCATGAATTATAATATCAGCGACGGTAAACATGGCAATTATTCTAGTATAGAGGTGGTGCTTACAAGGATTACGGCCACTTCTTTTTCATTGTCTATTGAACGAATTGTCGAGGATAACGGCCACGTATATTGCATTTATGCTATCTTCATCTATGTGCAATTTTTGAAGTCTCTCCTTTtttgctaatattttttttttatgttcattTACTTGCAGTTGCAGACAAGTGCATATTTGAAAGTCACAGTGCTAAACCCCAAGGGAATGATTTGGACTATGGTTGCTGGAGGAGGTGCAAGTGTCATCTATGCAGATACTGTAGGCTTTCCACTTTAATTAGAGTTTCCTTGTGTTTGTAAATTGTGTACCTTCTTGATTCCTCCTTTCTTATCAACTCTCAAGTGCTTATAATCACCTGCCTTCGGCCTTCCCCTGCACTATATGAACCAGGTTGGAAATCTTGGTTACGCTTCTGAGCTCCGCAACTATGCCGAATATAGTGGAGCACCCAATGAAGAGGAGGTATTGTAGTATGCCAGAATTGTAATTGATGTAAGGATTCTTTCTTTTAATATTTGGCAGGTTGTGCCTTGTTTTTGTAGTTAAAATGAAGTAAATTCCCCTATTTTGTCTCTGTTTTGTAAACTGGGGTGCAGTTGTAAAAAGTTACTATTTAGGTGTACttacaaaaatttaaatttttttgggataCTCTTAACAAGGGGCGTCTTTATAAAAAAATGGAATGTGACTAAAGCTCCCCTTAAACTTGCAGGTGACACAATCTTTTTGTTTGCCAATCAGTGGAGTAAGATTTACATGACCGTCTTCGTTGAAGTAAGACTAACCTTATCAGTTAATTATTAACTTTAGTCCACAACAAGTTGATAGATTCCCGAACCCAACAGATAAAATACATTACATAGTTCCTTTTAAGAATTGACGACTTACTCATTCATTTACTTATTCACGGAGACAGAATGGGAATTGCAATGGGGAGCttgggcttttttttttgggatgctTATGCTGTTGAGAAATTGTCACAACCCATCATTCTGAATGATTAATGAAGAAAACGATCTTGTTATAGTTAATCAAACTGGCAGTATTACCCTTCTTAATCGCAAGTCATTTAAATGGTGCAATTCATATGGTAGGTCCATGCAAAACAAATTCTTTAATGGTCTCTTCTTTCTGGGTATCAATGAACTTCATGGAGGTAGCTGACATGTTGATgagttttcaaaataaaaaatatttctgcAGAGTAAGGCATGGCACATATAGTAAAATAGGAATTAATTAACAAGTATTATTAACACATCAAGAGGCCCAACAAATTATATCACATGGTCCAAATTGATTACATTTCCAGGGAAGCCCGCCTAAAAGATAAATTTCTTGATCAAACTCATGAATTTAGTTGACCAATCTCAACTACCT includes the following:
- the LOC119989420 gene encoding uncharacterized protein LOC119989420, whose translation is MGGAIPTTLTIENYHPSTFLSMDSGSLSHDELEREMNLFSQPPDINLPLSSEPSPPPLTWNDPCDILDAGLGTQIYEAEAVVNIPKVARKCAKRIDSVWGAWFFFSFYFKPVLNDKSKCKITRDSNGVSGYDKSDLQLDAFLVQHDMENMYMWVFKERPDNALGKMQLRSYMNGHSRQGERPFPFSVDKGFVRSHRMQRKHYRGLSNPQCVHGIEVVRSPNLMNLDEEEKKRWMELTGRDINFSIPQEASDFGTWRNLSTAEFDVERPTLPLRSSVNQHARKLLNGTGLNLSTPPSDHSSGDGMDLSPVSNKRKKDSFAHGHDDECLPNLHSDRGLDMQIHPVEPAWVNEFSGAMKHVCGPVTAAKTIYEDDEGFLIIVSLPFVDIHRVKVTWRNTDTNGIVKISCVSTACVPCIKRHDRTFKLTDPAPEHCPPGEFVREIPLPNRIPEDAKLEAYGDETGTMLEIIVPKLRVGPEEHEVRVCFRHSPWSERTLLT
- the LOC119989421 gene encoding E3 ubiquitin-protein ligase Os04g0590900-like; translated protein: MAEENNSKLTVALIGFASAALVFSLYHLISESSCFTRPSGPSRREPRPSMAQNMEAPNSTESSMAELIPAHKYYKGVGLVAHDGMCAVCLSEFEDGEDLRTLPECLHSYHVECIDMWLSSHSSCPMCRTDAVPSPLSHEPRFGYTDLVAMNQNLVILQSGVVQSVSRTPRL